In a genomic window of Amblyomma americanum isolate KBUSLIRL-KWMA chromosome 4, ASM5285725v1, whole genome shotgun sequence:
- the LOC144129877 gene encoding LOW QUALITY PROTEIN: uncharacterized protein LOC144129877 (The sequence of the model RefSeq protein was modified relative to this genomic sequence to represent the inferred CDS: deleted 1 base in 1 codon), which produces MPNRRRQRHCFEPGCDTGYKWAQGEQPSLFAVPKDEGKRKVWERNLHRKDKVLDESCSVCERHFDPSCILRDYVHIIEGKEVRIPRGKPELLPDAVPTLLPNTPGYLSKKTPTPRAPRKRKSPTVCSADPKRPCTEQNSHNDAVKELASLDTPYLQGDALEPQLFEATSVLGLRSLDVPSVYWSSHNVPGHNGFVYCKLIMCKSEEVVCERAVIFTEHDGPEVKYTAHLYGSIVEKGTIRSREQAADVLFRTDSHRVCLGALPTSQMPKSNLTEGLEQQVTIRNGAYYSKKCAGKEQSEGQACISCRYTRKALQSRKSRLKGLIRKRTRTTAARLRAAAQKNRRLFSRCARLKDRLKQMQEENSLKPEEVLQEQIASLPLKQQDCVRQCFSAAKKKSAKGNVYSKDWILECILMKMKSAKLYEHLRKHNILSLPSKSTLKRYLKLYKSGFGFSTKILRQLKQKTRHMSTFSRRGGLLVDELKLSEHLNVTSSGHIEGFVDMGSFTEGGESVPCDHGMVVMFIPFTGKWTQIIGCFATRGNAKAELLAKIIIEATVLAEASGLLVDFITSDGASWNRRMWKILGIGVESGKVTCKSEHPVDPARHLHFLSDFPHLIKCVRNTLLSHPLNTPNGMVSIQPLRQAFRIDSGNITLKAMPGLTLVHLQPNGFEKMRVTLAFQLFGDRVLNGLNFYKDTLESSWGKIDATLSFFTAINKLIKIMTSRFPAKALRPGSENVKTLKEFLEFLSRWESHAKGVGGFLSQSTADGLRVTLCSTLALLEYLGGEGFKYLLTSRLSQDKLENFFGIVRQSCGSNDHPTPSQFLIVVNCLSFYNLAKAMQQATLRPIKYLVSLLHSPDKSDMEGNVASLDELVEAGNLTVVEQRLNSTPAEHRAYVEEKSDDRLVHYMAGYVARKFLTRNKCEHCRSLLLQNSNVSSRVSKFTEICDR; this is translated from the exons ATGCCTAATCGCCGACGGCAACGTCATTGCTTTGAGCCGGGGTGCGACACCGGCTACAAGTGGGCCCAAGGCGAGCAGCCTTCCCTCTTCGCCGTGCCgaaagatgaaggaaaaagaaaggtttgGGAACGAAACCtgcatcgaaaagataaggtccTTGATGAAAGTTGCTCGGTCTGCGAGCGTCATTTCGATCCTTCTTGTATCCTACGGGATTACGTCCACATTATAGAGGGGAAAGAGGTACGCATTCCGCGAGGAAAGCCAGAGTTGCTGCCGGATGCCGTACCTACGCTCCTACCAAACACGCCGGGCTATTTATCGAAGAAGACGCCGACGCCTCGGGCGCCAAGAAAGCGGAAGAGCCCTACGGTGTGTTCTGCTGATCCCAAGAGGCCTTGTACTGAACAAAACAGTCACAATGACGCTGTAAAGGAACTCGCTTCACTTGACACGCCATATTTGCAAGGCGACGCACTTGAACCGCAGCTGTTTGAGGCAACCTCTGTGTTAGGCCTTCGCTCTCTCGATGTGCCTTCGGTGTACTGGAGTTCACACAACGTGCCGGGCCATAATGGATTTGTATACTGCAAGCTCATAATGTGCAAGTCCGAAGAAGTTGTCTGTGAAAGGGCGGTTATATTTACAGAGCACGACGGGCCTGAAGTCAAGTACACGGCGCATCTCTACGGCAGCATCGTCGAAAAGGGAACCATTCGGAGTCGTGAACAAGCAGCGGACGTTCTTTTTAGAACTGATTCGCATCGTGTCTGCCTTGGTGCCTTGCCAACGAGCCAGATGCCCAAGTCCAACTTAACAGAAGGCCTAGAGCAGCAGGTCACCATCCGTAATGGggcatactacagcaaaaaatGCGCAGGAAAGGAACAATCTGAAG GACAAGCATGCATCTCCTGCCGGTACACCAGAAAGGCACTTCAGTCACGAAAATCAAGGCTGAAGGGATTGATAAGAAAGCGCACCCGGACCACTGCTGCTAGACTCCGagcagcagcacaaaaaaataggAGACTGTTTTCTCGCTGTGCGCGGTTAAAAGACCGGTTGAAGCAAATGCAGGAGGAGAACTCCCTAAAGCCTGAAGAAGTTTTACAGGAACAGATTGCATCCCTGCCTTTGAAACAGCAAGATTGTGTCCGACAGTGCTTTTCAGCTGCCAAGAAGAAAAGTGCGAAGGGTAATGTGTACTCAAAAGATTGGATCTTAGAATGTATCCTTATGAAGATGAAGAGTGCCAAACTCTACGAGCATTTGCGTAAGCACAATATTCTCTCACTTCCGAGCAAGAGCACACTGAAGCGTTACTTGAAGCTGTACAAGAGTGGCTTTGGCTTCAGCACTAAAATACTGAGACAACTGAAGCAGAAAACAAGACACATGAGCACATTTAGCAGGCGTGGAGGGCTCTTGGTCGATGAACTCAAACTGTCGGAGCACCTGAACGTGACGTCGTCCGGGCATATTGAGGGATTTGTCGACATGGGCTCTTTTACCGAAGGAGGAGAGAGCGTTCCCTGCGACCACGGGATGGTGGTAATGTTCATCCCCTTTACTGGGAAGTGGACGCAAATAATTGGTTGCTTTGCCACTCGAGGAAATGCGAAAGCGGAACTCCTTGCTAAAATAATAATAGAAGCAACAGTACTTGCTGAAGCCAGTGGACTTCTTGTTGATTTTATTACATCTGATGGAGCCTCATGGAACCGTCGCATGTGGAAGATCTTAGGAATTGGTGTGGAGTCAGGAAAGGTGACTTGCAAGTCTGAGCACCCTGTAGATCCTGCTCGTCACCTGCATTTTCTGTCTGACTTTCCCCACTTAATCAAGTGTGTCAGGAATACATTGCTCAGCCACCCACTGAACACTCCGAATGGGATG GTTTCCATCCAACCTTTGAGGCAAGCGTTCAGAATTGACAGCGGGAACATCACTCTCAAGGCGATGCCCGGCCTCACGCTGGTACATCTGCAGCCGAATGGCTTTGAGAAAATGCGAGTGACCCttgcatttcagctgtttgggGACCGTGTTTTGAATGGTCTGAATTTCTACAAAGACACGTTGGAATCGTCGTGGGGGAAGATTGATGCAACGTTATCATTTTTCAC GGCTATCAACAAGCTGATCAAGATCATGACTTCTCGGTTCCCAGCCAAAGCCCTTCGTCCAGGATCCGAAAATGTGAAGACTCTGAAGGAATTCCTCGAGTTTTTGTCTCGCTGGGAATCACATGCAAAAGGAGTTGGCGGCTTCTTGAGCCAGTCGACGGCAGATGGGCTCCGTGTGACACTGTGCAGCACTTTGGCCTTGTTAGAGTATTTGGGGGGAGAGGGTTTTAAATACCTATTAACATCTCGACTAAGTCAAGATAAGTTGGAGAACTTCTTTGGTATTGTGAGGCAGTCGTGTGGATCCAACGACCACCCAACGCCATCTCAATTCTTGATTGTCGTCAACTGCCTGTCTTTCTATAACTTGGCAAAAGCAATGCAA CAGGCAACACTGAGGCCAATTAAATATTTGGTCTCGCTACTTCACTCACCTGATAAATCTGATATGGAAGGGAACGTTGCATCTCTTGATGAGTTAGTTGAAGCTGGAAATCTGACGGTGGTAGAACAAAGGCTAAACAGTACTCCAGCTGAGCACCGGGCTTACGTGGAGGAAAAGAGCGATGACCGCCTCGTTCATTACATGGCAGGGTATGTTGCGCGGAAATTTCTTACTCGCAACAAATGTGAGCACTgccgctctcttcttttgcagaACTCAAATGTCAGCAGCAGAGTCTCAAAATTCACAGAAATTTGTGATAGGTGA